The DNA region AGAAGAAAATGCTATGATTTCAAATGATATTATAAAAAATGATGATAAAAAGATTATAGAAGGTGAGATGCTTTCAACAAAAAATAATTTGAGTTTTGAGGAATTAGAACGCTCAAGGAATTATGTAGAAAGCCGAAAAAATAAATAATAACTTTTAGGAGGAAGAAAAATATGCGTTTAAAGATATTTGCATGTGTATTTTCTTGTATTATGTTCACAGGGCTATTATTTGCCCAAGAAACAATCACAGTACAGCCAGACGATAAAGTGGTAACTAATGAAGTTCCAGTTTCTCGTAAGGGAGAGCCTTTAGAAAAAGATTTGCTTAAATCAATAGATTTTGCTGCTAATAGTTTATTTTCTATTAAATTGAATGCTACTAATTTTGACAGATATATTCGTATTACAAGCTATTCTACAAATTTGGACTTTGTAAGATTTACGAGAGACAAAACTAATGCATTTCTCACTTTTGCTACATTAACACCGGGCATAGCAAAACTTAATTTCCAAATAGATACAGAAGATAATATCATTAGAAGATATATTTATACAATTAATGTAACTAACGGAGAGCCTATAACAGACACTAATTCTACAATGTTTGATGCAGAAACTACTAATGAAGCACCTACTACAAACGATATGATAATGGATACAAACGAAACAGCTACAAATACAATAAGCACAAATGAATCAGTTACAAATGCTGTAGAAACTAATACAACAGCTACAAATGCAACAAACGCTGCTGCAAATAATAATGCTGCAAAAGCTGCATCAATAACTAAAACAACACCAAAAGAAGATAATTCTGAAGTTGCTTTATTATTTAAATCAGCAGAAGAGCTTAAAAATATGAAAGATTATGATAATGCTATAAGCTCTTATAATAATGTAATCTCTCAATATCCCGATTCAAAATATGCAGTTTATAGTTATTTTAGAGTAGGTGATATTTATAATTTGAAAAAAGATTATACTAATGCTTTTGATACATACAAAAAGGCTTCTGAATTAAAAACCGCTAACAACAATCAAAAGGCTGCTGCTTTATACTCAATGGGAGTTGTGAGAAAAGCTGAAAATAATGATGCGGAAGCTATGAAATATTTTAATGATGTTATAGCTAAATATCCTAATACTTACTCTTATGGAAATGCTGTATATGAAATTGCTGATAGTCTAAAGCAAATGGGTAAAATTT from Brachyspira pilosicoli includes:
- a CDS encoding tetratricopeptide repeat protein encodes the protein MRLKIFACVFSCIMFTGLLFAQETITVQPDDKVVTNEVPVSRKGEPLEKDLLKSIDFAANSLFSIKLNATNFDRYIRITSYSTNLDFVRFTRDKTNAFLTFATLTPGIAKLNFQIDTEDNIIRRYIYTINVTNGEPITDTNSTMFDAETTNEAPTTNDMIMDTNETATNTISTNESVTNAVETNTTATNATNAAANNNAAKAASITKTTPKEDNSEVALLFKSAEELKNMKDYDNAISSYNNVISQYPDSKYAVYSYFRVGDIYNLKKDYTNAFDTYKKASELKTANNNQKAAALYSMGVVRKAENNDAEAMKYFNDVIAKYPNTYSYGNAVYEIADSLKQMGKISDGLNMLEKSLSSKEKFAKRADAMLLLAEIYETGNNNVRDFNKAYLTYNQYLSEYPNTSKTKYADDRKNFLSRNAVNIK